The Sulfurimonas lithotrophica genome includes a region encoding these proteins:
- a CDS encoding cadherin domain-containing protein codes for MRKKITVLYIFGLLFLLTGCGGGSSSSSAYVSVGSSVTGSIVPTISAFSASVDENASINTVVGTISVTDSGDSSISSFTLSDTTNFSIASSGVITTKTLLDYEAKSVYNLSVYATNEAGDSTSKDVTININDIDDDLATVIKIPTIVVVMNWDDYFETDSSIWYDKIFNKSLNSVNRWFYETTEGELQLEPITESSGTANDGIIMVNMGISHPGSSSGDESSWRDTHLSSAITNLEVVNNADFAALDTNANGSLDRKELNIIFIVAGGEESYTDDATHSIWAHAWSFPSDSNLTVDGKYVMKYTGVEATSGTYGRFGANHDDHKATIGIIAHELGHSLLALDDYYDPFNISSGLGWYDIMSSGSWARKVGDAYYGETPTQYSAFNRADSFLDVNVTTLNSSSDVTIKCSSKNIIKLETSSANEYFLVECRDTAKINSDISVIILIMILRKTDSL; via the coding sequence ATGAGAAAAAAAATAACAGTTCTATACATATTTGGCTTATTGTTTTTACTGACAGGTTGTGGGGGTGGATCTTCATCTTCATCTGCTTATGTTTCTGTTGGTTCTAGTGTTACAGGTAGTATTGTTCCTACAATATCTGCTTTTTCAGCTTCTGTGGATGAAAATGCTTCTATAAATACGGTGGTAGGTACTATAAGTGTTACCGATTCAGGTGATAGTAGTATAAGTTCATTTACGTTAAGTGATACAACAAACTTTAGTATTGCCTCATCAGGGGTTATAACAACTAAAACACTGCTTGATTATGAAGCTAAATCAGTTTATAACCTAAGCGTATATGCTACAAATGAAGCAGGGGACAGTACAAGTAAAGATGTTACTATAAATATAAACGATATTGATGATGATCTTGCAACAGTTATTAAGATTCCGACAATAGTCGTAGTAATGAATTGGGATGATTATTTTGAAACAGATTCTTCAATATGGTATGATAAAATATTTAATAAATCTCTAAATTCAGTTAATCGCTGGTTTTATGAGACAACCGAAGGTGAGTTACAGCTTGAACCGATAACTGAAAGTTCAGGAACTGCAAACGACGGTATTATTATGGTTAATATGGGTATTTCTCATCCGGGAAGTAGTTCTGGCGATGAATCTTCTTGGAGAGATACACACTTAAGTTCGGCAATAACAAACTTAGAGGTAGTAAATAATGCTGATTTTGCGGCACTCGATACAAATGCTAACGGTTCTTTAGATAGAAAAGAGTTAAATATTATCTTTATAGTAGCAGGTGGCGAAGAATCATACACTGATGATGCAACTCACTCTATTTGGGCGCATGCTTGGTCTTTTCCCTCAGATTCAAACTTAACCGTAGATGGTAAGTATGTTATGAAATACACAGGTGTAGAAGCTACCAGTGGAACATATGGAAGATTTGGTGCAAACCATGATGACCATAAAGCAACCATAGGTATTATAGCACACGAACTAGGCCACTCCCTATTGGCTTTGGATGATTACTATGATCCTTTCAATATTAGTTCAGGTTTGGGGTGGTATGATATTATGAGTTCCGGTTCGTGGGCACGTAAAGTCGGTGATGCATACTACGGTGAAACACCAACGCAGTACAGTGCATTTAACAGGGCAGATTCTTTCTTGGACGTAAATGTAACAACGCTTAATTCATCATCGGATGTTACTATAAAGTGTAGTTCAAAAAATATAATCAAACTTGAGACAAGCTCGGCAAATGAATATTTTTTGGTTGAGTGTAGAGATACGGCAAAGATAAACTCTGATATATCTGTAATTATATTGATCATGATTTTACGGAAGACAGACTCTTTATGA
- a CDS encoding NAD(P)H-dependent glycerol-3-phosphate dehydrogenase: MKSIGVIGAGKWGSALAYAFSEKNDVVITSRTPRDLPNFVSLEEALKCEYIVMAIPAQQVSTWLKENFRFNGQKVLVVAKGIEASSGRFLNDIYRPYVPDANIAFLSGPSFAVEVQKSLPTALVVNSTNEELARDFADIFPSFIKSYTSTDVIGAEVAGAYKNVIAIAAGICEGLGLGKNAAAALISRGLVEMQRFGLAYGAKKSTFTGLGGAGDLFLTASSTMSRNFRVGLGLAKGKNQDEILKELGEVAEGIGTAYALHEISEHKDLYLPIAKEVYEMLEGKDPQESLKDLLSK, from the coding sequence GTGAAGTCAATTGGGGTGATTGGAGCAGGTAAGTGGGGGAGTGCATTAGCATACGCATTTAGTGAAAAAAATGATGTAGTTATCACTTCCCGTACGCCTCGTGACTTGCCAAATTTTGTATCATTAGAAGAAGCCTTAAAATGTGAGTACATTGTTATGGCAATACCTGCTCAACAAGTCTCTACATGGTTAAAAGAAAATTTTAGGTTCAATGGGCAAAAAGTCTTGGTCGTAGCTAAGGGTATAGAAGCATCCAGCGGGCGTTTTTTAAACGACATATACAGACCATACGTACCTGATGCAAACATAGCTTTTTTGTCCGGTCCGTCTTTTGCGGTAGAAGTTCAAAAATCATTACCTACTGCACTTGTAGTAAACTCGACCAATGAAGAGTTAGCAAGAGATTTTGCAGATATATTTCCCTCTTTTATTAAAAGTTATACATCAACTGATGTTATAGGCGCAGAGGTTGCAGGTGCATATAAAAACGTAATAGCGATAGCCGCGGGCATCTGTGAAGGCTTGGGTCTTGGTAAAAATGCGGCTGCAGCTTTGATATCACGCGGACTTGTTGAGATGCAGCGTTTTGGGTTGGCTTACGGTGCAAAAAAAAGTACCTTTACTGGACTTGGCGGAGCAGGAGACTTATTTTTGACTGCGAGTTCGACTATGAGTAGAAACTTCCGTGTAGGGCTTGGATTAGCCAAAGGAAAAAATCAAGATGAGATTTTAAAAGAGCTTGGCGAAGTAGCAGAGGGCATCGGTACGGCTTATGCACTTCATGAGATATCTGAACATAAAGATTTGTACCTGCCTATAGCAAAAGAGGTATATGAGATGCTAGAGGGCAAAGACCCGCAAGAGAGTTTAAAAGATTTACTTTCAAAATGA
- the gatB gene encoding Asp-tRNA(Asn)/Glu-tRNA(Gln) amidotransferase subunit GatB — translation MFEVVIGLEVHVQLNTKTKLFCSCPTSFNHKQNTNTCPTCLALPGALPVFNKEVLHKSIMFGTAIDATVNKTSYFDRKSYFYPDSPSAYQITQLYTPVVEHGELEIDFEDGSHKTIRINRAHIEADAGKNIHDGDISKVDLNRAGTPLLEIVSEPDMRSAEEAILYLKKLHSIIRYLDIGDANMQEGSFRVDVNVSIRPKGEDKLYTRVEVKNINSFKFIHKAIEVEVQRQTEAWEDGVYDDEIYQETRLYDQDKNETRSMRGKEEAADYRYFPEPDLLKAVVTDEMLEVYSKIPELPDEKRDRFVKEYGISEYNAGVITSSVEMAHYFEEMMEQGISGKNAATWLTVELQARLKGDTNITNTHVDAKKLGLLVKRIEDQTISGKAAKEVLDKLVEENLDVDGVIDALGLKQVTDTGAIEAICDDIIGANPEKVAEYQGGKEKLFGFFVGQVMKASKGTASPQAVNEILKAKLG, via the coding sequence ATGTTTGAAGTAGTTATTGGACTTGAAGTCCACGTACAACTAAACACTAAAACTAAACTTTTTTGCTCGTGTCCTACGAGTTTTAACCATAAACAAAATACAAACACTTGTCCAACCTGTTTAGCACTTCCGGGTGCACTGCCTGTATTTAACAAAGAGGTACTGCATAAGTCTATTATGTTTGGTACAGCTATAGATGCAACAGTCAACAAGACATCTTACTTTGACAGAAAGTCTTATTTTTATCCGGATTCTCCATCCGCTTATCAAATCACTCAGCTTTATACTCCCGTAGTTGAACACGGTGAGTTAGAGATTGACTTTGAGGATGGAAGTCATAAGACTATCCGCATCAATCGTGCTCATATCGAAGCAGATGCAGGTAAAAATATCCACGATGGCGATATCTCAAAAGTCGATTTAAACCGTGCAGGAACTCCACTTTTAGAGATTGTATCTGAACCGGATATGAGAAGTGCAGAAGAGGCAATTTTATATCTTAAAAAACTTCACTCGATTATCCGTTACTTGGATATCGGTGATGCAAATATGCAAGAGGGTAGTTTTCGTGTTGACGTAAACGTATCTATCCGTCCAAAGGGTGAAGATAAACTTTACACTCGTGTTGAGGTTAAAAATATAAACTCATTCAAGTTTATCCATAAAGCGATAGAAGTAGAAGTTCAAAGACAAACGGAAGCTTGGGAAGATGGTGTATATGATGACGAAATCTACCAAGAGACAAGACTTTATGATCAGGATAAAAATGAAACACGTTCTATGCGTGGTAAAGAGGAAGCTGCGGATTACCGTTACTTTCCTGAACCTGACCTACTAAAAGCCGTAGTAACTGACGAGATGCTTGAAGTTTATTCAAAAATTCCTGAACTTCCTGATGAAAAACGTGACAGGTTTGTAAAAGAGTACGGTATAAGTGAGTACAATGCAGGTGTTATAACATCAAGTGTTGAGATGGCACACTATTTTGAAGAGATGATGGAACAGGGCATCAGTGGGAAAAATGCTGCTACATGGTTGACTGTTGAACTTCAAGCTCGTCTAAAAGGTGACACTAACATCACCAATACTCATGTAGATGCCAAGAAGCTGGGGCTTTTAGTTAAGCGTATAGAAGATCAGACTATCAGCGGTAAAGCTGCAAAAGAGGTACTGGACAAGCTTGTTGAAGAGAACCTTGATGTTGATGGTGTTATAGATGCACTTGGACTTAAACAAGTAACAGATACGGGTGCTATTGAAGCTATTTGTGATGATATAATCGGTGCAAATCCTGAGAAAGTAGCAGAGTACCAAGGCGGTAAAGAAAAGCTCTTTGGTTTCTTTGTTGGTCAGGTTATGAAAGCAAGTAAAGGTACTGCAAGTCCTCAAGCCGTAAATGAAATTTTAAAAGCAAAACTAGGATAG
- a CDS encoding SLC13 family permease, which yields MIEHKEQIKKISIGILIGLLVFGISISIFNPTQASLLGLIAMMVVLWTNEGLPLAVVSLLPIILFPAFSILNTKATAINYSHPIIYLFLGGFLIAIAVEKTNLHTWIADKILSLFPNTPRGMIFSLAITSGLLSSILSNTTTTLLLMSIALFITEDVKLKLRFALAIAYGASVGGIMTPIGTPPNLILLGIMSDKGMDAIPFFQWMWMVVPLAVLMFIVVSMLLSLGVPNVPLDRVNDKKPLEKNQKKVLYIIGGLIFMLLLNAPMKPFWSGLGLSEAGMLLAAGLILFAPPFNILEWMEDKAKIPYRIMFLFGAGFSIAKAFSETGLASEVASYLITMTELHPILLLFAVAMLITFTTEITSNTALISIMLPVIYSVSIQTGINTTLFMMVATLCASYAFMLPIATPPNAIAMSSGVVNVKSMMKYGIILNLVGIFCIVMIAEFFWKGILS from the coding sequence ATGATTGAACACAAAGAACAAATTAAAAAAATATCTATAGGTATTTTAATAGGTTTGCTTGTTTTTGGGATTTCAATCAGTATATTCAATCCTACACAAGCCTCACTTCTAGGTCTTATTGCAATGATGGTAGTTCTTTGGACAAATGAGGGCTTGCCACTTGCTGTGGTTTCACTTTTACCTATTATTTTGTTTCCAGCTTTTTCCATACTAAACACAAAAGCAACGGCAATAAACTATTCGCATCCGATTATTTATCTATTTTTAGGTGGTTTTTTAATAGCAATTGCAGTTGAGAAAACAAACCTGCATACTTGGATAGCAGACAAGATACTCTCTCTTTTTCCAAATACTCCAAGGGGTATGATATTTTCTTTAGCCATAACTTCAGGATTGTTAAGCTCAATTCTTTCAAATACGACTACAACTCTTCTTCTTATGTCGATAGCTTTGTTTATAACAGAAGATGTAAAACTAAAACTTAGGTTTGCTCTTGCTATAGCATATGGTGCGAGTGTTGGTGGGATTATGACACCTATCGGTACACCTCCAAATCTTATACTTTTAGGAATTATGTCTGATAAGGGGATGGATGCTATACCGTTTTTTCAGTGGATGTGGATGGTTGTCCCGCTTGCTGTTTTAATGTTTATAGTAGTAAGTATGTTACTTAGTCTTGGAGTTCCAAATGTTCCATTAGACAGGGTAAACGATAAAAAACCGCTTGAAAAAAATCAAAAAAAAGTTTTATATATTATAGGTGGACTTATATTTATGTTGCTTCTAAACGCACCTATGAAGCCTTTTTGGTCCGGTCTTGGACTAAGTGAAGCAGGAATGTTACTCGCTGCAGGACTTATACTTTTTGCACCGCCGTTTAATATATTGGAGTGGATGGAAGATAAAGCAAAAATTCCATACAGGATTATGTTTTTATTTGGAGCCGGGTTTTCTATAGCGAAGGCTTTTAGCGAAACAGGGCTTGCATCGGAGGTTGCATCGTATCTTATAACTATGACGGAACTTCATCCGATACTTTTACTTTTTGCGGTAGCTATGCTTATAACATTTACGACAGAGATAACTTCAAATACTGCACTTATATCTATAATGCTTCCTGTTATATACTCTGTTTCTATCCAAACAGGTATAAATACAACACTTTTTATGATGGTAGCAACTCTTTGTGCAAGTTATGCTTTTATGTTGCCTATCGCAACTCCACCAAATGCCATAGCCATGAGTAGTGGAGTCGTAAATGTTAAAAGCATGATGAAGTACGGGATTATTCTAAATCTTGTAGGTATATTTTGTATAGTTATGATAGCCGAGTTTTTTTGGAAAGGGATTCTCAGTTAG
- a CDS encoding PhzF family phenazine biosynthesis protein yields the protein MTLDMYQIDAFASKVFEGNPAAVIPLKEWLDDALMQKIAQENNLSETVFFVKEDEYYHIRWFTPNTEVDMCGHATLASAYVLFELLSFKDDVIAFNSKSGILKVKKEDKKYVMDFPAQTIDKCEIPKVIINAFDKTPIECYKSMDYLVVFENEQDILDAKVNLQLLKELDLRGVIITSKSSNYDFVCRFFAPSHGIDEDPVTGSAYTQLVPYWSDKLNKNTFASKQVSQRGGEVFCKLDADKVEISGEAVKYLEGKISI from the coding sequence ATGACTTTGGATATGTACCAAATAGATGCATTTGCATCTAAAGTATTTGAAGGAAACCCTGCGGCAGTCATTCCGCTAAAAGAGTGGCTTGATGATGCCCTAATGCAAAAGATAGCACAAGAAAACAACCTCTCAGAAACAGTGTTTTTTGTAAAAGAGGATGAGTATTATCATATACGTTGGTTTACACCAAATACAGAAGTCGATATGTGTGGACACGCTACACTTGCAAGTGCATATGTACTGTTTGAACTGCTTAGTTTTAAAGATGATGTGATTGCGTTTAATTCTAAAAGCGGTATTTTAAAAGTAAAAAAAGAAGATAAAAAGTATGTTATGGATTTTCCTGCTCAAACAATAGATAAATGTGAGATACCAAAAGTGATAATAAATGCATTTGATAAAACCCCGATAGAGTGTTACAAATCTATGGACTACTTGGTGGTATTTGAAAATGAACAAGATATACTGGATGCAAAAGTAAATCTGCAACTTTTAAAAGAACTTGACTTGCGCGGAGTTATCATAACTTCAAAAAGTTCAAACTATGACTTTGTATGTAGATTTTTTGCACCAAGCCATGGGATAGATGAGGATCCTGTGACCGGCTCTGCATATACTCAGTTAGTCCCTTACTGGAGTGATAAACTAAACAAGAACACTTTTGCATCTAAACAGGTCTCACAAAGAGGTGGGGAAGTGTTTTGTAAGTTAGATGCAGATAAGGTTGAGATATCGGGAGAAGCTGTGAAATATTTGGAAGGAAAAATTTCAATATAA
- a CDS encoding NAD-binding protein, with protein sequence MKKLVEKKEAALIFGYNEYSLEIAKNISFKYKNIEVFSLEKNEDSSHFDLSDDWSELENKFDMDNSVAFCVLQDDATNIFLTLSLRATFKNLNIIAFCKNKEGANKLTLAGANKVIPLVQTTAAMISDMLRKPIVTKVMHGILYEKSDLKIAQIRVEKEASFIGKYPFEVNWGEDFGIIVLSIMQDDISSSFIYSSKAKHKAIKNGDILIVVGYDNDIIEFESLIGSRCEVNWGDWSR encoded by the coding sequence ATGAAAAAATTGGTAGAAAAGAAAGAAGCAGCACTTATTTTCGGTTACAACGAGTATTCGTTAGAGATAGCTAAAAATATATCGTTTAAATATAAAAATATAGAAGTCTTTAGTTTGGAAAAAAATGAAGATTCTAGTCATTTTGATTTGAGTGATGATTGGTCGGAACTTGAAAATAAGTTTGATATGGATAATTCCGTAGCATTTTGCGTACTTCAAGACGATGCTACAAATATATTTTTAACTTTGTCACTTCGAGCTACTTTTAAAAACCTAAATATTATAGCTTTTTGTAAAAACAAAGAGGGTGCAAATAAACTTACCTTAGCCGGTGCAAATAAGGTAATACCACTTGTTCAAACAACTGCAGCCATGATAAGCGATATGTTAAGAAAACCTATAGTTACTAAAGTTATGCACGGAATATTATATGAAAAAAGTGATTTGAAAATCGCTCAGATTCGTGTGGAAAAAGAAGCAAGCTTTATAGGAAAATATCCTTTTGAAGTAAACTGGGGTGAGGATTTTGGGATTATAGTTTTATCAATTATGCAAGACGATATTAGTTCTAGCTTTATATACTCGTCAAAAGCTAAACATAAAGCTATAAAAAATGGAGATATTTTAATAGTAGTTGGGTATGATAACGATATAATAGAATTTGAATCTTTGATAGGGAGTAGATGTGAAGTCAATTGGGGTGATTGGAGCAGGTAA
- a CDS encoding potassium channel family protein, producing MSILSRAIINISYALDDSQKYNDAKKFFYNLLENDNYRLKKYFDGFMITLIFLSVYILIRDVKHDINEFWINFNNIIISIIFLIEYLLRFWVSSSISKVVIHQNEHNLLLNREFSLKKLFIVVAKDKLKYILSIKAIIDLFAIIPFFHQLRLLRVLILFRVFKLFRYAKSFQTFVSVLATKKFEFITLLMFASIIIFVSSVLVYVMEANNPSSPINTLFDALYWSIVTISTVGYGDVTAVTTEGRAVALVVITSGIAVLAFSTSLVVSAFSEKLDEMKEMKSIDNVSKFKNFYLICGYEGVAGEVAKMLKKNDFQILVMDEDEKRIKQAVKDGFEALNFDPGEVDSYKKLNIDLSKHVKAVLALRQSDVENVYTTLTVRSMHQDVYILSLLMEEMHRNKLSIAGANEIIYAKDLVGMIAKEFVGQPVAFEVIHALRSEFSGVDMEEILVTGRILKYISSINQLENEKFRVVLLGIWKKESDEFIFNPKSDTVIELGDYLVVIGNSLFIREFKRALQKKIFR from the coding sequence GTGAGTATCTTAAGCAGGGCTATTATAAATATATCCTATGCTTTAGACGACTCACAAAAATACAACGATGCAAAAAAGTTTTTTTATAACCTTTTAGAAAACGATAATTACAGATTAAAAAAATATTTTGACGGATTTATGATAACGCTTATATTTTTAAGTGTATATATCCTTATCCGTGATGTTAAGCATGATATCAATGAATTTTGGATAAATTTTAATAATATAATAATTTCAATAATTTTTTTAATAGAGTATCTGCTCAGATTTTGGGTAAGCAGTAGCATCTCAAAGGTTGTTATCCATCAAAATGAGCACAATCTACTTTTAAATCGAGAGTTTAGTCTTAAAAAACTTTTTATAGTAGTAGCAAAAGACAAGCTAAAATATATTCTTTCTATAAAAGCTATAATCGACCTTTTTGCAATAATACCTTTTTTCCATCAACTTAGGCTTTTAAGGGTATTGATACTATTTAGAGTATTTAAGCTTTTTCGTTATGCAAAGAGTTTTCAGACATTCGTATCGGTTTTAGCAACTAAAAAATTTGAGTTTATAACTCTTCTGATGTTCGCATCTATCATTATATTTGTATCGTCTGTTCTTGTTTATGTTATGGAAGCAAATAATCCGTCCTCACCTATAAATACACTTTTTGATGCACTGTATTGGTCTATAGTTACTATCTCAACCGTAGGTTACGGAGATGTCACGGCTGTTACAACGGAGGGTCGTGCAGTAGCACTTGTAGTTATAACATCGGGTATAGCGGTTTTAGCTTTTTCAACATCACTTGTAGTATCCGCATTTAGTGAAAAACTTGATGAGATGAAAGAGATGAAAAGTATCGATAACGTTTCAAAATTTAAAAACTTTTATCTTATCTGCGGGTATGAAGGTGTAGCAGGAGAAGTTGCTAAGATGCTTAAAAAAAACGATTTTCAAATTTTGGTTATGGATGAAGATGAAAAACGTATAAAGCAAGCTGTTAAAGACGGTTTTGAAGCTCTTAATTTTGATCCGGGAGAGGTGGATAGTTATAAGAAGTTAAATATTGACCTCTCAAAACATGTAAAAGCAGTTTTGGCACTGCGTCAAAGTGATGTTGAAAATGTATATACGACTCTGACGGTTCGCTCAATGCATCAAGATGTTTATATACTCTCACTATTGATGGAGGAGATGCATAGAAACAAACTCTCTATTGCAGGTGCAAACGAGATTATATACGCAAAAGACTTAGTCGGTATGATAGCTAAAGAGTTTGTCGGTCAGCCTGTTGCTTTTGAAGTTATTCATGCTTTAAGAAGTGAGTTTTCAGGTGTAGATATGGAAGAGATTTTGGTAACTGGTCGCATCTTAAAATATATCTCAAGTATCAATCAACTTGAAAATGAAAAATTTCGCGTAGTTCTTTTGGGAATATGGAAAAAAGAGAGTGATGAGTTTATTTTTAATCCTAAGTCGGATACGGTTATTGAGCTCGGTGATTATTTGGTTGTGATTGGGAACTCTTTATTTATTCGTGAATTTAAAAGAGCACTGCAAAAAAAGATATTTAGATGA
- a CDS encoding Dabb family protein encodes MIVHIVMFKFKDENKQENLLVVKSKLEELQSKIPMLEKMEVGIDFNQSERAFDLSLYSTFATKEDLKAYAVHPAHLEVVELIKKVTEVSKVVDYEL; translated from the coding sequence ATGATAGTCCACATAGTTATGTTCAAGTTTAAAGATGAAAATAAACAAGAAAATCTTTTAGTAGTAAAAAGTAAATTAGAAGAGTTACAATCAAAAATACCAATGTTAGAGAAAATGGAAGTCGGAATTGACTTTAACCAAAGTGAGCGCGCATTTGACCTTTCACTTTATTCTACTTTTGCAACAAAAGAAGATTTAAAAGCTTATGCCGTGCATCCTGCACATCTTGAAGTAGTCGAGCTTATAAAGAAAGTTACAGAGGTTTCAAAAGTAGTAGATTATGAATTATAA
- a CDS encoding pyridoxamine 5'-phosphate oxidase family protein, translated as MGKQYKHLREKDIEFIKKQKLFYIASCSGKEVNLSPKGYDTIRVLDEKTIVFANYPGSGNRTYRDAEAQGEFTLVFNAFEGAAQILRIFCKAEIVEYTSKEFDELNSLFNIETGLIRDIFKFNIYAVESSCGASIPIMEYKEDRSALIDWVKNMHENEKLDEYKKKRHNPPNLKDL; from the coding sequence ATGGGAAAGCAATATAAACATTTAAGAGAAAAAGATATAGAGTTTATAAAAAAGCAAAAATTATTTTATATAGCATCTTGCAGTGGTAAGGAAGTTAACCTCTCACCAAAAGGTTATGATACTATTCGTGTATTAGATGAAAAAACTATAGTTTTCGCAAATTATCCCGGAAGCGGCAACAGAACTTACAGAGATGCAGAAGCACAAGGCGAATTTACACTTGTATTTAATGCTTTTGAGGGTGCTGCGCAGATACTTCGCATATTTTGTAAAGCTGAAATAGTCGAATATACGAGCAAAGAGTTTGATGAACTAAATAGTCTTTTTAATATAGAAACAGGTTTGATAAGGGATATATTTAAGTTTAATATCTACGCAGTTGAGTCCAGTTGCGGTGCGAGCATACCGATTATGGAATATAAGGAAGATAGAAGTGCGTTAATAGACTGGGTTAAAAATATGCATGAAAATGAAAAACTGGACGAGTATAAGAAAAAGCGTCATAACCCTCCAAATCTTAAGGACTTGTAA